Part of the candidate division KSB1 bacterium genome is shown below.
CAGCTCAGAGCGCGTGCTTGATTTTCTCCAGCCGCACCGCGCACTTCTTGTAATCCGGCTGTTTGGAGATCGGGCAGTAGGCATCGAGCGTGAGCTGGTTGATGAGATGGTGCTCGTCAAAAAAAGGCACGAACACGCTGCCGCGTTCGGGACGGCCTTTGCCGTTCAATACCACTTTCAGCTCGATCTTGCCGCGGCGTGATACGATTCGCACGCGTTCACCATCTTGAATGCCCATCTCGGCGGCGTCAACGGGATTCAGCTCCACATAAGCTTCCGGCACGGCGCGGTGCAATTGCGGAATGCGGCGCGTCATGCTGCCGGTGTGCCAATGCTCCAGCACCCGTCCCGTGGTGAGCCACAGTGGAAACTCGTTGTCCGGAACCTCCGGCGCCGGCTCGTAAGGCCGCGCCCAAATCACCGCCTTGTCGCCGAGCGCGTGGTTGCCGTAGAACGCAATGCCTTTGCCTTTTTCAACATACCGATCGGTGCGCTCGGTGTAGCGCCACGGCGTCTCTTTGCCATCCACCACCGGCCAACGCAGGCCGCGCACTTGCTGATATGTTTCGTAAGTCGCCAGATCGTGGCCATGGCCGAGCGTAAATTGGCGATACTCATTGAACAGCGCCTTGTCAAGATCATCGGGCGGATAATTGAACAAATTGCCGTAGCCCATGCGTTTCGCAACTTCGACGATTTGCCAGTTGTCCGGCCTGGCCTCGCCGGGGGGATCGACGAGCTTGTTCCATTGCTGGGTGCGGCGCTCGGTGTTGCCGAAGAGTCCGGCACGCTCCACCCACATCGCCGAGGGCAGGAGAACGTCCGCAATCTCGGTGGTTGGCGTGGGGTAAACGTCGGAGACGATGATGAAACGATCCTGCTTTTCCGCCGCTGCAAGATAGCGATTGAGATTCGGCATCGTCACCATCGGGTTGGTGCATTGAATCCACAGCGTTTTGATGTCGCCGCGATCCAGCGCGCGAAACATCTCGACGGTGTTGTAGCCGGGCTTCGGATTGATTTTCTCGACCGGCACGTTCCAAATTTTTGCGGCCAGCGCGCGATGCTCGGGGTTGGTGACAACCATGTCCGCCGGCAGGCGATGCGCGAGCGTGCCGACTTCGCGCACGGTGCCGCAGGCGCTCGGCTGGCCGGTGAGCGAAAGCGGGTTGTTGCCAGGCTCGCAAATTTTGCCGGTGAGCAGATGCAGGTTGTAAACCAGATTGTTGATCCACGTGCCGCGCGTGTGCTGGTTCATGCCCATGCACCACAGCGAGACGACCTTGGTAAATTTGTCGGCGTAGATTTCCGCGAGCTGCCGAATCTTCGCCGCCGGCACGCCAACGATCTTCTCGACTTTTTCCGGCGCGTAATCATCGAGAAATTTTTTGTACGCATCAAACGTCATCGGCTGCGGCTCGTCGGCAAATTTGAAGTTGTCTTCGAGGCCGTAACCGATGTTCGTTTTGCCGCGGCGAAACACCGCGTGGCTGTTGACGAACTTCTCGTTGTAGCGGCCGGCGTTGACAATGACGCAGGCAATGGCATTGGCGAGCGCCAGATCGCTTTGCGGCTGCAGGGGAATATACATGTCGGCAAATTCCGTCGTCGGCGTTTGCCGCGTCGCAATGTCAACGATGCGCACCCACGAGGCGGTGCGCTTGCGCTCGAGCAGGCGGGAGAAAAGCACCGGATGCATCTCGGCCATGTTGTTGCCCCAGAGCACGAACGCATCGGCCTTTTCGAAATCGTCGTAGCAACCCATCGGCTCATCCATGCCGAAGGTGGTCATGCAGCCGGTGACGGCGCTGGCCATGCACAAGCGCGCGTTGGCTTCGACGTTATTCGAACCGAGTCCGGCGCGAAACCATTTGCTCGCCGCGTAGCCGTCGGTGATGGTCCACTGGCCGGAGCCGTAAATCGCCACCGCCTCGGGGCCGTGCTTTTCCAGCGTCTCTTTGTAACGCGCCGCGATCAAATTAAGCGCCTCGTCCCACGACGCCTCGCGCAGCTTGCCGTTGCTGCGAATCTGCGGCTTGGTCAAACGATCGGCGCCGTACAAAATGCCGGGCAAGCTGTAGCCCTTGATGCAAAGCAGTCCTTTGTTAACGGGACTCAATTGATCTCCGGCCACGGCTTGAATTTTTCCATCTTTGACGCCAACCATGACACCGCACCCGGTGCCGCAAAACCGGCACGGCGCTTTGTCCCATTTGAGCTTGGGATCAAGGTCCACGCCTGCCGGAAACGGCGAGGCGCCGTCGGTGCTGAGATAAGTAGTGGCAGGGATAATCGCCAATGCCGTCGTCGCGGCGAAATGTTCTAAAAATTCTCGACGAGTATAGTTCATTTTATTTGCTCCTCATGACATTGATTTTACATTTCAAAGCAAAAATTTCTTCCAAGTGGAGGCCGGCAGCTTCACCCCTGGCACGAAGCCGCCCAGCAGCCGCGTCACCTTTTCACCCAGCATGATCATGACTCCAATTTTTAAATGCCCTGCCCTACAGTTTTTTGTAAATATAAGCTGCTCCGCTCACAATTGCAAGTGACTATCTCTGTTTCGGTAAAAATTATTTTGCTATCTTTGCAGAAATTTTTTAATTTTGAAATCAAAACTCTTTAAAGGATTCGGAGAAAATCGCCATGGCAGATCAAGATTTGCGGTATCCCATCGGAAAATTCACAAGGGAGCAAAATCTTACCGCAGCAAAACGCACGGCGCTGATTCAACAAATCGCCGAGACGCCGGGCAGCTTGCGCGCGGCCCTCACCGGCTTGAACGAGCAACAGCTCGACACGCCCTATCGCCCCGACGGCTGGACGGTCCGGCAGGTGGCGCATCATGTTCCCGACAGCCACCTCAATGCGTACATTCGCTTCAAGCTGGCGGTGACGGAAGAAGCGCCGACGATTAAAACGTATCAGGAAAAACTTTGGGCCGAACTGGATGACGCGAAAACCGCGCCGATTGAAATATCGCTGCAACTCTTGGAAGCCCTGCATCACCGGTGGGTGAAATTTTTGCAATCGCTGCAGCCGGCGGATTTTGCGCGCCAGCTCAATCACCCTGCGCATGGCCTGATGAAAGTCGATGATCTGCTCCAGCTTTACGCCTGGCATGGCCGCCATCACGTGGCGCACATCACCTCGCTGCGCCAGCGCATGGGTTGGTAAAGCAAATGCAAAAGTCCGAAACACCCGGGCTTTTTTAGACGGGATAACAGGATTAAGCTTTGGAATCATGAAATTGATACGGAAAGGATGCTGATTCAAATATGAATGCCGTCGTTTTGGCCTGGCTGACATTGTGCATGATCTGGGGCTCGACGTGGCTGTTTATCAAATTGGGCTTGCAGGATTTGCCGCCGTTTACTTTTGCAGGAATCAGATTTTTACTGGCTTCAATTATTTTGTCGCTGGTAATTTATTTTCGCAAAACCCGCTTGCCGCAAAATCGCGGCGATTGGCTGTTCATCGCGTGGACGGGATTTTTGTGCGTGACGGTAAATTTCGCGCTGGTGTTTTGGGCGGGGCAATATGTTTCCTCCGGCCTGGCGGCTTTGCTGAATGCGACGATGCCGTTTTTCGGCATGATCATCGCGCCGCATTATCTTCCGGCTGAACGCATCACGCCCGCCAAACTCGGCGGCGTGGTGCTGGGCATGACCGGGGTGGGATTGATTTTCTCGAATCAACTCAGTTTGCAGGGCATGTTGTCCTTGTTCGCCTGCATCGCCATCGTCGTCGGCGCCCTCGTCGCCGCCTATGCCAACGTCCTCATCAAGCTGCGCGGCCGGCATCTCGATCCCGTCGTTCTCTCCGCCGGCCAAATGCTGTTCGGCTTTCCGGTGTTGCTGGGCATTGGCGTCATCGCCGAAGGCAATCCGCTGCATTTGCAGTGGACGCCGTTGGCGCTGGCTTCCTTATCTTATCTCACGATCATCGGCTCGTGCATGGCGTTCATTTTATACTTTTGGATGTTGCAACGAATTACCGTGACCAAAGCCTTGCTGTTGCTGCTGGTGACGCCACTCGTTGCCGTCACGTTGGGCAAGCTCGTCAACAATGAGGAATTGACTTGGCGGCTTCTGGCCGGCGGCGTCTGCATCATTGCCGGCGTCGGCGCGACGATTTTTTACCGGCAACGGACGCCGGCTTCCTCGTCCGTCAATAAAATCCTCACCGGTCCGTTGCAGTTGCAAGAGGCACTGGTGAAGCACAAACCTTGAGTGCATCGAATGTTTAATTTGGAAAACCATGGCCAACCATTCTCGCAATGTCGCCATCTTCATTTTCGACGAAGTCGAAGTACTGGATTTCTGCGGCCCGTTTGAAGTTTTCTCAGTAACAGGCCGCCGCGACGGCTCGAATCCGTTCAATGTTTATACGGTCGCAGAAGAGAAGCGCCCGATTTTCGCGCGCAACGAGCTGAGCATCAATCCGCGTTACACTTTTTCCGATTGCCCGGCGCCGGATATTCTCCTCCTTCCCGGCGGCTTCGGCACGCGCCGCGAAATGAACAACGCCGCCGTGCTCGATTGGGTCAAACGACTTTCGAACAGCGTCGAGCATCTGCTTTCGGTTTGCACCGGCGATTTGATTTTGGCCAAAGCCGGTTTGCTCGACGGCTTGTCGGCGACCACGCATCACGGCGCGATCACGCTGCTGCAAGAACTCGCGCCTAAAACCAAGATCGAAGCTGACAAACGTTTTATCGACAACGGCAAAATCATCGTCTCCGCCGGCATCTCCGCGGGAATCGACATGTCGCTGTACGTCGTCGCCAAGTTGTTGGGCAAAGAGCAGGCGTGGGAAACGGCGAAATACATGGAATATGATTGGCGTCCTGAAGCTTGACAGCAAAAATGCCCTTGTGAGAATTTTCTGCTTGGCAAATTGCAGCCGCTCACATTCTTTTCCCGTATTTTGCTCGAATTATTTTCACCGCGTTTCGAGCGAAAGAAAAGGCCACGCTCCGATCGCGGAGGTGGCCCTCAGATGAAAAGGAGACCGTGAGTTACCAGTTCTCGTATTG
Proteins encoded:
- a CDS encoding molybdopterin-dependent oxidoreductase → MNYTRREFLEHFAATTALAIIPATTYLSTDGASPFPAGVDLDPKLKWDKAPCRFCGTGCGVMVGVKDGKIQAVAGDQLSPVNKGLLCIKGYSLPGILYGADRLTKPQIRSNGKLREASWDEALNLIAARYKETLEKHGPEAVAIYGSGQWTITDGYAASKWFRAGLGSNNVEANARLCMASAVTGCMTTFGMDEPMGCYDDFEKADAFVLWGNNMAEMHPVLFSRLLERKRTASWVRIVDIATRQTPTTEFADMYIPLQPQSDLALANAIACVIVNAGRYNEKFVNSHAVFRRGKTNIGYGLEDNFKFADEPQPMTFDAYKKFLDDYAPEKVEKIVGVPAAKIRQLAEIYADKFTKVVSLWCMGMNQHTRGTWINNLVYNLHLLTGKICEPGNNPLSLTGQPSACGTVREVGTLAHRLPADMVVTNPEHRALAAKIWNVPVEKINPKPGYNTVEMFRALDRGDIKTLWIQCTNPMVTMPNLNRYLAAAEKQDRFIIVSDVYPTPTTEIADVLLPSAMWVERAGLFGNTERRTQQWNKLVDPPGEARPDNWQIVEVAKRMGYGNLFNYPPDDLDKALFNEYRQFTLGHGHDLATYETYQQVRGLRWPVVDGKETPWRYTERTDRYVEKGKGIAFYGNHALGDKAVIWARPYEPAPEVPDNEFPLWLTTGRVLEHWHTGSMTRRIPQLHRAVPEAYVELNPVDAAEMGIQDGERVRIVSRRGKIELKVVLNGKGRPERGSVFVPFFDEHHLINQLTLDAYCPISKQPDYKKCAVRLEKIKHAL
- a CDS encoding putative metal-dependent hydrolase — protein: MADQDLRYPIGKFTREQNLTAAKRTALIQQIAETPGSLRAALTGLNEQQLDTPYRPDGWTVRQVAHHVPDSHLNAYIRFKLAVTEEAPTIKTYQEKLWAELDDAKTAPIEISLQLLEALHHRWVKFLQSLQPADFARQLNHPAHGLMKVDDLLQLYAWHGRHHVAHITSLRQRMGW
- a CDS encoding EamA family transporter gives rise to the protein MNAVVLAWLTLCMIWGSTWLFIKLGLQDLPPFTFAGIRFLLASIILSLVIYFRKTRLPQNRGDWLFIAWTGFLCVTVNFALVFWAGQYVSSGLAALLNATMPFFGMIIAPHYLPAERITPAKLGGVVLGMTGVGLIFSNQLSLQGMLSLFACIAIVVGALVAAYANVLIKLRGRHLDPVVLSAGQMLFGFPVLLGIGVIAEGNPLHLQWTPLALASLSYLTIIGSCMAFILYFWMLQRITVTKALLLLLVTPLVAVTLGKLVNNEELTWRLLAGGVCIIAGVGATIFYRQRTPASSSVNKILTGPLQLQEALVKHKP
- a CDS encoding DJ-1/PfpI family protein, producing the protein MANHSRNVAIFIFDEVEVLDFCGPFEVFSVTGRRDGSNPFNVYTVAEEKRPIFARNELSINPRYTFSDCPAPDILLLPGGFGTRREMNNAAVLDWVKRLSNSVEHLLSVCTGDLILAKAGLLDGLSATTHHGAITLLQELAPKTKIEADKRFIDNGKIIVSAGISAGIDMSLYVVAKLLGKEQAWETAKYMEYDWRPEA